The Xyrauchen texanus isolate HMW12.3.18 chromosome 42, RBS_HiC_50CHRs, whole genome shotgun sequence genome includes the window ccctccctagcaaccaggacaatttggttgctaaggagacctggctggagtcactcagcacattcAAACTCGTGACTGCAGGTGTGATATCTCTTGATACTCTTGATATCAGTGAGATATGATCgaattaaacattattaaaacgCTGGATGTCACCAAGTGATCATTTCAATCGCCATTAAAGCGCCAATTAAAAATATGAAGTCAAACCAAAATGAATGTTCAAGGTGAATGTAAAGTAAATTcgactattactattatattaaacAAATCGTGTTATTTTGAGAACGCACTTTACATTCCAATCACAATTcccattttaatgcccaaataagggaattttataatatttaaatgccgtcatttttcaataaaaacaaatataatttcgATATTTGAGTTccaataaaacaacaacagtgtaaaactaaaattgaccaaaactaaagctGACCAAcaagagagacatattttaagtattaagAAATAGTTTGAcatttaaagtattatttttcatgtcatatcGTTTTAAATCCTTAAAAGGAAGTCATGTATCACCATTTTATTCGTTGATTtacatatttgaagttaaatatgtgaAAATGACTTCTTAATGTCAGGGACGgtttatgacttgcaaaggccctggggccaattatctccaagggcccccctccacccaaaagttgttgagctggGTAGTATGGCGGGGTGTTGttcaaaagggttttcaagtgggggggggggggtcaccaaactagatcgcgcAGCCTTAAAGAACAGgacacccccgggcagtcaagggcccctgggcactggccccattggcccagtcggtaatccgtccccACTAAGGTGTGTAAAGCACACATGCACCTAAAGAAATATAACAATTAATCACGAAAGCCCTAAAAGatataatcgcaattatttgttcgaCAAGCAAGcgccataatcgcaattatttgcgTGACAATCAATcacaataattgcaattattttcgATAATTattcggcataatcacaattttTTGTTCGACAAAAGCGCCATAAATAGCAAGTATCTGTTCGGCAATTAATCGACAAAAATTGCAAGTAGATGGgcgacaattaatcggcataatagCAATTATTTTTTCGTCAATTAATCGCcacaatcgcaattatttgtgcGACAATCAAGCGACATAACCGCAATTATTTGTTCGACAATTAATCGCCATAACCGCAATCATTTGTTCGACAATTAAGCGCCATAagcgcaattatttgtttgacaattaatcgacataatcgcaattatttgttcgaCAATGAAGCGCCATAAATGGCAATTATTTGTTCGACAATCAATCGCCATAATCGCAAGCATCTGTTCGACAATCAATTGCCATAAATAGCAATTATTTGTTCGACAATTAAGCGCCATAATCGCAAGCATCTGTTCGACAATCAATCGCCATAAATAGCAATTATTTGTTCGACAATTAAGCGCCATAAATAGCAATTATTTGTTCGACAATTAAGCGCCATAATCGCAAGTATCTGTTCCACAATCAATCGCCATAAATAGCAATTATTTGTTCGACAATTAATCACCATAAATAGCAATTATTTGTTCGACAATTAAGCGCCATAATCGCAAGTATCTGTTCCACAATCAATCGCCATAAATAGCAATTATTTGTTCGACAATTAATCACCATAAATAGCAATTATTTGTTCGACAATTAAGCGCCATAATCGCAAGTATCTGTTCCACAATCAATCGCCATAAATAGCAATTATTTGTTCGACAATTAATCACCATAAATAGCAATTATTTGTTCGACAATTATTGGCCAGCCAAATTGCATGATAGTAACGGCCTTAAATTTAaccattcaaataataataataataaaatcagtattataataataaacttgattgGGACCCACAATGTTAATTCCCAAAATTCAGCAATAAAATTATATtcaactgggttccaaaaaatgaAGTCAATTAATTTCTGGTTCTTGCACATGCTTGTTTATTCACTAAAATATTTGTGTTAAAATTATGTATTGTTATATATTGGCGCATATAAATCTTTGTGGAAAccttcattattcatattaatCAATAACTAGATTAAGTAAttcatgaattatttttatttttttattttgctacaatggctgtttagttgaaatgatggttcctctgattaaatTAAAACCATTTAAGCCATATTGATGATTTTAGTGTTCTTTAAATCAAGCCATTTCAAAGCAAACATGTTAAACCGTGTTAGGCGTGTAATAAGCGTGATATTGTACAATCAGCTCGTCATTAGAGCAAATATATCCCTTCAGGGTGAGACAAGAGTCGGGTTTATTCTGCGATAACgacggctgactgtacattatcccttacatattacTTGACCTTGTGTGCCTTATGAAGGTCATGACTTCTGCCCTGTGCTCGGGCCGAACCGCCTGTGTGCGCGGAGCCTGCTGGAGAATGCTCGAGCGCAGCAGGCTCGCTGTGACCCGTTTAGAGCACACAAAGTGGACAACAATGGGCACAATTGTatagaaatgtaattaattgtatCTTAAATGGCATTTTAGCTATTGCTATTGAGGTGCACTTTATAATGTTAATTAGGCCTGTCGCGGTTATTTGAGAACATGATTATTGTGCAccttaaaaatcacatttttttaaatgaatgtgtgtgtttgagggggtGTTTAAAAACAAACCTCTTGTGAGAAGCACTCATCGGTGCGTCTCAAATCTCTCGTTAGTGCTCTCAGAGTGTCTCGTTTGTCTCTCGCCATCACAGACAGGAGTGTGTGGCCACAGAGGAGAACCCTCAGGTCTTCTTCTGCTGCTGTGAAGGAAACTTCTGCAATGAGAGATTCACACACCTGCCCGACGTCAACGGACCAGGTGAGATGACCCCCCCCATTTCTGTAATTGTGCAcatcggaggcaactgagattcgttctccgcccccggattgaggcgagtcactacgccaccacgaggacttggagcgcattgggaattgggcgtccAAGAAAAGGGGAAAACATTAGTTTAACTAAAAAGTTCTCTCTGTGTCTAACTCTCTCTGATCCATCAGAAATCAAGCCGCCTCCTCCGACGCCTTCTCTGTTGAACGTGCTGGTTTACTCGCTGTTGCCCATCACTATGTTGTCCATGGCGCTGCTGCTGGCATTCTGGATGTACCGTCACCGCAAACCGCCGTACGGACACGTGGACATCAACGAGGTCAGAGGTTTTTGctttattattaatcatattaataatcaaaataacctGTTCTTTTGTCAAATATAGTTCATTagctgtatatactatatatataaataatattttactcttGCACATCCTGGTGTTTTTGTAGGACCCTGGTCCAGCGCCCCCTTCGCCGCTTGCGGGACTCAAACCGCTGCAGTTACTGGAGATTAAAGCTCGAGGGCGCTTCGGCTGCGTGTGGAAAGCACAGATGATGAATGAATATGTAGCTGTGAAGATTTTCCCCATTCAGGTTTGCAAACACTCATAAATCTGCATCATGCTGCTCTGTTTATTAAGTCAGTGAATTAACAGTGTCATTTCTACACAGGACAAGCTGTCGTGGCAGAGCGAGCGCGACATGTTCTCGACGCCAGGCATGAAACACGATAACCTCCTGCGCTACATCACCGCTGAGAAACGCGGGACTAACCTGGAGACGGAGTTCTGGCTCATCACTGAATTTCATGAGAGGGTGAGGGGTCAAAGGTCGTAAGACTTGCATCACTGTGTTCCATGAAAGGGTGAGGGGTCAAAGGTCGTAAGACTTGCATCACTGAGTTCCATGAGAGGGTGAGGGGTCAAAGGTCATAAGACTTGCATCACTGAGTTCCATGAGAGGGTGAGGGGTCAAAGGTCGTAAGACTTGCATCACTGAGTTCCATGAGAGGGTGAGGGGTCAAAGGTCGTAAGACTTGCATCACTGAGTTCCATGAGAGGGTGAGGGGTCAAAGGTCGTAAGACTTGAATCACATGCGTGAGCTGCTTTTATCTTAGGGGACGTTTGGGAAGGTGTGTTGTTGGGTAAGAATAGTTTCAGACCGCTCGAACACATGCAGCTTTTGCTTTTTTAGCTGCATTTTTTCTAATATAGCATTTAAGTTCTCTAgatcgaatcccagggcgtgctgagtgactccagtcaggtctccttagcaaccaaattggcccggttgctagggagggtagagtcacatggggtaacctcctcgtggtcgctataatgtggttctcgctataATGTGgctagttgtgcgtggatgccgcggagaatagcgtgaagcctccacacgcgctacggctccgtggcaacacgctcaacaagtcacgtgataagatgcgcggattgacggtctcggacgtggaggcaactgagatcgtCCTCCGcccccggattgaggcgagtcactacgccaccacgaggacttggagcgcattgggaattgggtgtccCAAATTGGAAGCAAAAGGGGAAAAATTCcacaaaaactaaatttaaaaaatattgcattcaATGTTATAGTACGAGTATCGAGTGTTTTTAATTGCTTTGTGGTTTACAGGGTTCGCTGACGGACTATCTGAAGGGGAACGCTGTGAGCTGGAATGAACTGTGTCACATCGCTGAGACGATGGCGTGCGGTTTGGCGTACCTTCATGAGGATGTTCCTCGATTTAAAGGGGAAGGACCAAAACCAGCGATCGCTCACCGGTGTGTTTTTTTATCGATGCATGTTGATTCTAAGAGAGTGCAAATAATGTTAGAAATAGCCGTTTGTTGTAACCACACTCAAACCTTCAACCCACAGAGACTTCAAGAGTAAAAACGTGATGTTGAAGACGGATCTCACAGCTGTGATTGGTGATTtcgggttggcggttcgatttgAGCCGGGTATACCGCCTGGAGATACACACGGTCAGGTGAGACCAAAGTTTGGGGCAGGATGTGGGTAGTTAACATGAAATTCTGAGAGGTTACACCCATGCTAACAAgccattggtgccgaaacccgggaaggaggagggatgcgctgtcatggagtccttgacactgccgtcTGCCTAACGGAGCAGCGGCCATCTGCGGTGGACAGAGGAGtcgctgccggccgcctggaCAAGGAGGAACGGCCGCTgtccgccaggggtcggaggactcactCTAGTCCatccggggaggagcggctgccgtcCGCCAGATGGTTGAGGACAATTCGACGGCATGTCCTTTACCGGTCctcttttccctccccttgtcctccCTCCCAGGTCTCAAAAGGTGGGGAAAGCCTGCCGGCAGGAGCGACCGGTGAGGCAATGGTGGGTTGGGGGGCCTCCCCAATGGTGGGTTGGGGGGCCTCCCCAAAGGAGGAgggtgacgaggaggagggcggggccaggtcgtgagtGCTcaccaatcaggctaatcagccggatgcggcagtgagagagagagagagagagagcgaagcgAGCGCCACACCCAtctgccgtgtgtgtttatgtttctatcttaagttttcattaaacataatttagactgttcagccagttcccgccacctccttgcccatttttaccttgttacatttatatttatgctagAGCTGCAACAACTTATCAATAAAATATATCCAGCAAGCACAGAGAGGCTCCACCAATGGCGTCTCTGATGATTTAAGTGTTTTAGATGGTTTCCCCTCATCATGTAAGTGCATGTGATACAATGAGTAACGATGCGAGAATGAATCCGCATTGGGTTTACAGATGCTTGCACTGTATTATACAGctgttagttctggtcctcgaatctgattggataagAGACGTTCCGTGAGTACTGGTGTCTcaccgcgcatcttatcacgtggaggTAGCGCGCGTTTAGGCGTCACGCTATTcccacagcatccacacacaac containing:
- the LOC127635180 gene encoding activin receptor type-2B translates to MFAPWLTFALLLGTFCADPSHGEVETRECLYFNVNWEIEKTNRSGVERCEGEKDKRSHCYASWRNDSGSIELVKKGCWLDDFNCYDRQECVATEENPQVFFCCCEGNFCNERFTHLPDVNGPEIKPPPPTPSLLNVLVYSLLPITMLSMALLLAFWMYRHRKPPYGHVDINEDPGPAPPSPLAGLKPLQLLEIKARGRFGCVWKAQMMNEYVAVKIFPIQDKLSWQSERDMFSTPGMKHDNLLRYITAEKRGTNLETEFWLITEFHERGSLTDYLKGNAVSWNELCHIAETMACGLAYLHEDVPRFKGEGPKPAIAHRDFKSKNVMLKTDLTAVIGDFGLAVRFEPGIPPGDTHGQVGTWRYMAPEVLEGAINFQRDSFLRIDMYAMGLVLWELVSRCKASDGPIGEYMLPFEEEIGQHPSLEDLQDVVVHKKLRPVFKDCWFKHSGLTQMCETIEECWDHDAEARLSAGCVEERISQIRRLVSATTSDCLVSMVTSVTNVDLPPKESSI